The Pecten maximus unplaced genomic scaffold, xPecMax1.1, whole genome shotgun sequence genomic interval ATACACCATTTTTTTGTCAAGACTGAAGTGGAGTCTCTAACAGAAATATCTAGTTATTTTGCAATTTATAGGAATCCTCTTTCAGGTGATAATAACAACATCATCTTGTAAATAATTACCATTATTTTAGATTGCTTAAACgtgaaaagtgtttttattgaaaacggTGCCAATTttgattacattattgtatctCGCAACAATGCTCAATATGTTACTTTAATACAACtgttgattttgaaataaactttTTGTCTTAAAAGTTTTGCAGTTTTGTCACAATGTTTAGGCATTAGAGAACACCTGCTCGATCAGTTGATCTCTCACTCTAGTACCCGAAATATCATCAACTCTgtcatgatcatcatcatctgGGTCATCCTCCTCTTCATCGTCATCCTCAGGCAGAGGAATACGCTTTCTAATGCATATGTTATGCAGCACTGCTGTTTGCAAGGATGACATTGCAAGCTTTCTTGGGCGACAACACAAGACCTTTATGAAGACATCTGAATCTCATCTTCCATATTCCAAATGTGCGTTCAATAACACAGCGGGTGCTACGGTGAGATGCATTGTAACGCCTGTCTCCATGTGTTTGAGGATTCTGTTTAGGGGTAAGCAGCCACGGTTTAAGCCCATAACCACTGTCTCCAAGTAACCAACCTCCTGCTATGGTCCCTGCTTCAAAAGCTGCACTCATACCACAATTGTTCCATATGTGAGCATCATGTGTTGCACCAGGCCATTTAGCTacaatgtttaaaaacaaatgatCTGCATCACATACTCCCTGAATGTTCAAGGCATGAAAGCCCTTTCTGCACACATACAAATGTTCATCCTCTGTCGGCGTAGATATCGGTATAAGTGACCCATCAACAGCCCCAAGGACATTTGGAAATCTTCTTATTACAAAAAATCCTCtttttatttgaccttgacGTTGAAAATCCAATGGGAACCttatatattgttgattttGACGTGCAAGTGTGAATGAAAGTGTTTTCACTGCGCGAGACACTGCCATTTTGCTCACTCCATGAGCATCACCAATGACCGACATGTAACTTCCACTGGCATAGTACCTGAGAGCTATCATCACCTGCAGTGAAACTGGAAGAGCACGATTTCTCATTGTCGCTCTTGATAGTTCCATATTCAAATCATTACATAATTCAAATATGGTCTGTCTGTCAAGGCGATAACTTGAGATAATAGCTTCATCACTGAAGTAATCAAGAGGATTGTTTCTGTCTCTCAGCAAACGTCTTGGGATGTTTTGGTTGTGTTGATGGAGATGGAGGAGCAATGCAGCCATTTCCAATGTGATTTTATACAATAAGAGAGTGTAAAGAGAGGGTAGGACCACCTTTAGTAAAGAGGCAACAAAGGTAAATTAAGAAGTGTTTCAGTTACACCTGAAGGTCCTGTTTTTGGACCTAAGTACGTCTTAGCTAAGTAAGAAGGCTTTTAGTTACACCCTATCTTAATTTGTCACTAAGAGAGCGGTAAGAGAAGGAGGTACTGCTTCACTTTACACATGAACAGTTATTTTCTTAAACCAAACTTAATATGGTTTTCAGTTACACAAAGAACCGTTAAGATCATCTTAAGTTTATCTTAGTGCTTAAGTATGCTTTCAGTTACAAGCCCCAGATCAGTCTTATTTTTAGATACAGTGATTTGACATGAGAATCATGAAAAGCTATGTCCCGCATACGAACGTTACCTAAGGTGCTTCAGTATACTTATGCCGAGaaagatttgagaaataaccaaaCGGTTTGTAATCAATGTTGAACCCCTCCACTAAGGTAATAtatatggcaagccaaagtggaaaaaagtcactatttatggatatccataaatgaattatggatatccataattcatttatggatatccataaataattcttaatatccataaataattcta includes:
- the LOC117321109 gene encoding putative nuclease HARBI1, which translates into the protein MAALLLHLHQHNQNIPRRLLRDRNNPLDYFSDEAIISSYRLDRQTIFELCNDLNMELSRATMRNRALPVSLQVMIALRYYASGSYMSVIGDAHGVSKMAVSRAVKTLSFTLARQNQQYIRFPLDFQRQGQIKRGFFVIRRFPNVLGAVDGSLIPISTPTEDEHLYVCRKGFHALNIQGVCDADHLFLNIVAKWPGATHDAHIWNNCGMSAAFEAGTIAGGWLLGDSGYGLKPWLLTPKQNPQTHGDRRYNASHRSTRCVIERTFGIWKMRFRCLHKGLVLSPKKACNVILANSSAA